In Macaca nemestrina isolate mMacNem1 chromosome 9, mMacNem.hap1, whole genome shotgun sequence, a single genomic region encodes these proteins:
- the LOC105466021 gene encoding putative protein MSS51 homolog, mitochondrial isoform X2 has protein sequence MAPRSRRRRHRKPPSSVAPIIMTPTTIVTPMPLTPSKLGPSIDTLGFFSLDDNVPGLSQLILQKLNMKSYEEYKLVVDGGTPVSGFGFRCPQEMFQRMEDTFRFCAHCRVLPSGLSDSKVLRHCKRCRNVYYCGPECQRSDWPAHRRVCQELRLVAVDRLMEWLLVTGDFVLPSGPWPWPPEAVQDWDSWFSMKGLHLDATLDAVLVSHAVTTLWASVGRPRPDPDVLQGSLKRLLTDVLSRPLTLGLGLRALEIDVRRIGGSTVHVVGASHVETFLTRPGDYDELGHMFPGHLGLRVVMVGVDVANGFSQSTSTSPLEPGTIQLSAHKGLYHDFWEEQVETGQTDHPDLVAAFHPGFHSSPDLMEAWLPTLLLLRDYKIPTLITVYSHQELVSSLQILVELDTHITAYGANPFMSLKPEQEVYLLTGTRWH, from the exons ATGGCTCCACGGTCCCGGCGACGAAGGCACAGGAAACCTCCCTCATCAGTGGCTCCCATCATTATGACCCCAACCACAATTGTGACCCCTATGCCTCTGACCCCCTCAAAACTGGGCCCTAGCATTGACACACTTGGCTTCTTCTCCTTGGATGATAATGTTCCTGGCCTATCGCAGCTGATCCTTCAAAAGCTGAACATGAAAAGCTATGAAGAATACAA GTTGGTGGTAGATGGGGGTACCCCTGTATCAGGCTTTGGATTTCGATGTCCTCAAGAAATGTTCCAGAGGATGGAAGACACATTTCGATTCTGTGCTCACTGTAGAGTACTCCCTAGTGGCCTTTCAGACTCCAAGGTTCTCCGGCACTGTAAGAG GTGCAGAAATGTCTATTACTGTGGTCCGGAGTGCCAGAGGTCAGACTGGCCTGCACACAGGAGGGTTTGTCAAGAGCTTCGTCTTGTGGCCGTGGACCGTCTCATGGAATGGCTTCTGGTCACAG GTGATTTTGTCCTACCCTCAGGACCTTGGCCATGGCCCCCTGAAGCTGTACAGGACTGGGACTCCTGGTTTTCTATGAAGGGGTTACACCTAGATGCTACACTGGATGCTGTGCTAGTCAGTCATGCCGTGACCACTTTATGGGCCAGTGTAGGACGGCCAAGGCCAGACCCAGATGTCCTGCAGGGATCTTTGAAGCGGCTGCTGACAGATGTCCTGTCACGGCCCTTGACTCTGGGCCTAGGACTTAGGGCCTTGGAGATAGATGTTAGGAGGATTGGGGGAAGCACAGTGCATGTGGTTGGTGCTTCCCATGTGGAGACATTTCTTACTCGCCCTGGGGACTATGATGAACTTGGCCACATGTTTCCTGGGCACCTTGGACTCCGTGTGGTCATGGTGGGTGTAGACGTGGCTAATGGCTTTTCACAGAGCACCTCAACTTCACCCCTGGAACCTGGCACAATTCAGCTTAGTGCCCACAAGGGCCTCTATCATGACTTCTGGGAGGAGCAAGTAGAGACTGGGCAGACAGACCATCCAGATTTGGTGGCAGCATTCCATCCAG GTTTCCATTCCTCCCCAGACTTGATGGAGGCTTGGCTGCCCACCCTGCTGCTACTTCGTGACTATAAGATTCCTACATTGATTACTGTTTACAG TCATCAGGAGTTGGTAtcctctttgcagattctggtgGAACTGGATACACACATCACTGCCTATGGGGCTAATCCTTTCATGTCCCTCAAACCTGAACAG GAAGTTTACCTTTTGACTGGAACCAGATGGCactga
- the LOC105466021 gene encoding putative protein MSS51 homolog, mitochondrial isoform X1 — MAPRSRRRRHRKPPSSVAPIIMTPTTIVTPMPLTPSKLGPSIDTLGFFSLDDNVPGLSQLILQKLNMKSYEEYKLVVDGGTPVSGFGFRCPQEMFQRMEDTFRFCAHCRVLPSGLSDSKVLRHCKRCRNVYYCGPECQRSDWPAHRRVCQELRLVAVDRLMEWLLVTGDFVLPSGPWPWPPEAVQDWDSWFSMKGLHLDATLDAVLVSHAVTTLWASVGRPRPDPDVLQGSLKRLLTDVLSRPLTLGLGLRALEIDVRRIGGSTVHVVGASHVETFLTRPGDYDELGHMFPGHLGLRVVMVGVDVANGFSQSTSTSPLEPGTIQLSAHKGLYHDFWEEQVETGQTDHPDLVAAFHPGFHSSPDLMEAWLPTLLLLRDYKIPTLITVYSHQELVSSLQILVELDTHITAYGANPFMSLKPEQVYSNPNKQPVYCSAYYIMFLGSSCQLDNSQLEEKVDGGI, encoded by the exons ATGGCTCCACGGTCCCGGCGACGAAGGCACAGGAAACCTCCCTCATCAGTGGCTCCCATCATTATGACCCCAACCACAATTGTGACCCCTATGCCTCTGACCCCCTCAAAACTGGGCCCTAGCATTGACACACTTGGCTTCTTCTCCTTGGATGATAATGTTCCTGGCCTATCGCAGCTGATCCTTCAAAAGCTGAACATGAAAAGCTATGAAGAATACAA GTTGGTGGTAGATGGGGGTACCCCTGTATCAGGCTTTGGATTTCGATGTCCTCAAGAAATGTTCCAGAGGATGGAAGACACATTTCGATTCTGTGCTCACTGTAGAGTACTCCCTAGTGGCCTTTCAGACTCCAAGGTTCTCCGGCACTGTAAGAG GTGCAGAAATGTCTATTACTGTGGTCCGGAGTGCCAGAGGTCAGACTGGCCTGCACACAGGAGGGTTTGTCAAGAGCTTCGTCTTGTGGCCGTGGACCGTCTCATGGAATGGCTTCTGGTCACAG GTGATTTTGTCCTACCCTCAGGACCTTGGCCATGGCCCCCTGAAGCTGTACAGGACTGGGACTCCTGGTTTTCTATGAAGGGGTTACACCTAGATGCTACACTGGATGCTGTGCTAGTCAGTCATGCCGTGACCACTTTATGGGCCAGTGTAGGACGGCCAAGGCCAGACCCAGATGTCCTGCAGGGATCTTTGAAGCGGCTGCTGACAGATGTCCTGTCACGGCCCTTGACTCTGGGCCTAGGACTTAGGGCCTTGGAGATAGATGTTAGGAGGATTGGGGGAAGCACAGTGCATGTGGTTGGTGCTTCCCATGTGGAGACATTTCTTACTCGCCCTGGGGACTATGATGAACTTGGCCACATGTTTCCTGGGCACCTTGGACTCCGTGTGGTCATGGTGGGTGTAGACGTGGCTAATGGCTTTTCACAGAGCACCTCAACTTCACCCCTGGAACCTGGCACAATTCAGCTTAGTGCCCACAAGGGCCTCTATCATGACTTCTGGGAGGAGCAAGTAGAGACTGGGCAGACAGACCATCCAGATTTGGTGGCAGCATTCCATCCAG GTTTCCATTCCTCCCCAGACTTGATGGAGGCTTGGCTGCCCACCCTGCTGCTACTTCGTGACTATAAGATTCCTACATTGATTACTGTTTACAG TCATCAGGAGTTGGTAtcctctttgcagattctggtgGAACTGGATACACACATCACTGCCTATGGGGCTAATCCTTTCATGTCCCTCAAACCTGAACAGGTCTATTCCAACCCCAACAAGCAGCCAGTATACTGCAGTGCATATTATATCATGTTTCTTGGAAGCTCCTGTCAGCTGGATAATAGTCAATTAGAAGAGAAAGTGGATGGTGGGATTTAA